The Plodia interpunctella isolate USDA-ARS_2022_Savannah chromosome 8, ilPloInte3.2, whole genome shotgun sequence genome window below encodes:
- the LOC128671689 gene encoding organic cation transporter-like protein yields MLKSSNTTNQAPTPPQDVIHKITGDCGKYQLLLCMLIFLSKIPIAHHQMAIIFLAPKVSYLCLDTNTYNTCPCSSPMYDDSVFTNTMIMEWDLICMRRWMASFSQTLFQLGVLIGSPLFGMAADRFGRKNPLLGAVVLQVSMGIVTAVVHEFWPFVFIRFLVGMSVGGTMVIGFVICMEFVATKHREMTAALYQLPFNLGHLTLPLFSYLFRDFRELQLAISVPTVVLLSYFIFIPDTPRWLLAVRRTDKAVKILTRVAQVNGRPTENIQSEVESYQAAIAKQTPIRKGNVLDLLRTPNLRKNLICMSFNWLTCSYCFYGVSQYVGQLDGNVFINVAASACVSFFGTLLSIPLLRVMGRRTIVIVFNFICAVCLLMLTVVPQGVWSIVCAIVGVVTSFIIFVVVYLYCSELFPTVVRNAALGTSSMMARVGSMIAPFIIDTEIEAGWLPPVLFATLPFIAGCITFWLPETKGCELMTTLEEGENFGKPISHDVNIKG; encoded by the exons atgttga AGTCATCAAACACCACCAACCAAGCACCAACACCACCACAAGATGTTATTCATAAGATAACAGGAGACTGTGGAAAATATCAGCTGTTGCTTTGTATGCTTATATTCTTATCCAAGATCCCCATTGCGCATCATCAAATGGCTATTATATTCTTGGCTCCAAAAGTATCATACCTTTGCCTCGATACGAACACATATAATACATGCCCTTGCTCTTCCCCTATGTACGATGATTCAGTTTTCACAAACACCATGATCATGGAATGGGATTTGATATGTATGAGGAGGTGGATGGCGAGTTTTTCTCAAACATTATTTCAATTGGGAGTCTTAATAGGCAGTCCATTGTTTGGAATGGCTGCAGACag GTTTGGAAGAAAGAACCCTCTCCTTGGAGCTGTGGTGTTGCAGGTGTCGATGGGCATAGTAACCGCGGTTGTTCATGAATTTTGGCCATTCGTTTTTATACGATTTCTAGTCGGCATGTCTGTCGGAGGAACCATGGTCATAGGCTTTGttatttgtatggaatttgTTGCCACTAAACATAGAGAAATGACGGCTGCTTTATATCAGTTACCCTTTAACTTAGGCCATTTGACATTGCCACTTTTTTCCTATTTATTCCGAGATTTCAGAGAATTACAACTTGCGATTTCTGTACCGACTGTTGTATTACtgtcctattttatttttatacctgATACACCAAGATGGTTGCTTGCCGTAAGAAGAACAGATAAAGCTGTGAAAATATTGACACGTGTCGCACAAGT gaACGGTCGTCCAACAGAGAACATTCAATCCGAAGTAGAGTCTTATCAAGCAGCAATAGCAAAACAAACTCCGATACGGAAGGGAAACGTACTGGATTTACTTCGGACGCCGAATTTGCggaaaaatctaatttgtatGTCGTTTAATTGGCTGACCTGTAGCTATTGTTTTTATGGTGTCTCTCAATATGTCGGACAGTTAGATGGTAACGTGTTTATTAACGTAGCAGCCAGTGCCTGTGTTTCATTTTTTGGTACTCTGCTTTCCATACCATTGTTAAGGGTAATGGGAAGAAGGACTATTGTTatagtatttaatttcatttgtgCTGTGTGTCTTTTAATGTTAACGGTAGTACCCCAAGGTGTTTGGTCTATAGTGTGCGCTATCGTCGGAGTTGTAaccagttttataatatttgttgtagtttatttatattgttcagAATTATTCCCGACCGTGGTGCGCAATGCAGCTCTTGGCACTTCGTCAATGATGGCCCGAGTTGGGTCTATGATAGCTCCTTTTATCATAGACACTGAAATAGAAGCAGGTTGGTTGCCACCAGTTTTGTTCGCTACCCTACCATTTATTGCAGGTTGTATAACTTTCTGGTTGCCAGAAACAAAGGGCTGTGAACTTATGACGACTTTAGAAGAAGGTGAAAATTTTGGTAAACCAATCTCTCATGACGTAAATATAAAAGGCTAA